The region GCCGCATAGCGGCTGACGCCCACCAGCATTCCGCCGGAAATGGTCGCTCCCGAACGTGAAAAACCGGGCCACAGCGCCAGACATTGAAAACAACCAATCATAAACGCCTGACGATGCGTAATGTCATCCAGCCCAACGGCACGTGGTTTTTTAGGCTTGAGCCATTCAGCCGCTAATAGCAGAAAACCACCGATCACCAACGCATACATCACATTTTGTGGATAAAATAACGATTTGATCACGTCGTGGAAAACCAGCCCAAGCACCACCGCGGGGATCATAGCCAGCAAGATGTGCGTCAACTTCAGTCGGCCAGCCGTATGCCCTTCATGCGGCACCTTGCCAAAGTGAATCCCAATCAGGCCAAAGAGACGACGCCAGAACATGACGACAACCGCCAGAATTGAGCCAAGTTGGATAATCACTTCAAACGTCTTGGCTTTCTCATCAACAAACCCCAACCAATGACCAACAATAATCATATGCCCCGTAGACGATACGGGCAGAAACTCGGTCAACCCTTCGACCACGCCAAGAATAAATGCGATTAGCAGCGAATGCAGGTCAGTCATCTAAAAATCCTTGCCTCTAATAAAAACGAAAATTGAGCCCATAAAAAAGCGGCCGCGTACTTTCGCGAGCCGCTACAATTGGCTTATAGACTATTTGGGT is a window of Pectobacterium punjabense DNA encoding:
- the bacA gene encoding undecaprenyl-diphosphate phosphatase translates to MTDLHSLLIAFILGVVEGLTEFLPVSSTGHMIIVGHWLGFVDEKAKTFEVIIQLGSILAVVVMFWRRLFGLIGIHFGKVPHEGHTAGRLKLTHILLAMIPAVVLGLVFHDVIKSLFYPQNVMYALVIGGFLLLAAEWLKPKKPRAVGLDDITHRQAFMIGCFQCLALWPGFSRSGATISGGMLVGVSRYAASEFSFILAVPMMMGATVLDLYKSWHFLSLADVPMFAVGFVTAFVVALIAIKTFLKIIKRISFVPFAIYRFIVAGVVYMVFM